A region of Haloplanus sp. XH21 DNA encodes the following proteins:
- the ahaH gene encoding ATP synthase archaeal subunit H yields the protein MPRPEVLERIKAAEEEAEEIVEEAKADREERIAEARERADEIRAEAETEADEMAEQRLDEAESEIEARATEIREEGQASREELIAQAEAQMDEAVEYAIDQFEEAVHAQT from the coding sequence ATGCCGAGACCAGAGGTTCTCGAACGGATCAAAGCGGCCGAGGAAGAGGCCGAAGAGATCGTCGAGGAAGCCAAGGCCGACCGGGAGGAACGGATCGCCGAGGCGCGGGAACGGGCCGACGAAATCCGCGCCGAAGCAGAGACCGAAGCCGACGAGATGGCCGAGCAGCGTCTCGACGAGGCCGAATCCGAGATCGAGGCCCGGGCGACCGAGATCCGCGAGGAGGGGCAGGCGTCCCGCGAGGAACTCATCGCCCAGGCCGAGGCCCAGATGGACGAGGCCGTCGAATACGCCATCGATCAGTTCGAGGAGGCGGTGCATGCTCAGACCTGA
- a CDS encoding V-type ATP synthase subunit I: protein MLRPERMSKVSVTGSKSVMDDVIEAVHDCNLLHVTEYDGSWEGFEPGNPIDGAEDASEKLVTVRSIESILDVEGEDAGPTRIVTDEALEEELEEIRTQVNDLEDQHDEIRSELGTVEEKISPVEPFATLGIDLDLLSGYDTLDVTVGEGKADAVERAVADADGIDAFEVLAEDDVVAVFARPAEGADDPLGDALVGVDFAALEVPDAEGSPEEYVAELEQRKQQLEAELQSVEDELEATKLDAAGFLLAAEEKLSIDVQKREAPLSFATTANAFVAEGWIPTEKYSTLAETVTDAVGDHAEVEELEQASFKSDGTEHREEVPAEATAADGGDEAVRADGGDNVVMRDDSPPVVQDNPGLVKPFEVLTEAVSRPKYDEFDPTVVVFLTFPAFFGFMIGDLGYGALYTLIGYFLYTNFDSEAFKSMGGVTIFAGLFTMLFGILYGEIFGLHLISTYLWEGLVGLAHAPMEKGLSPSGQSYALTWLVVSILVGILHLNVGYIFDFVENLEHHDLKHAVTESGSWLLMLNGLWVGILSPDVVSVTPEFLFTIFDGTGAAPEAGEAIHATYALGFNGFPEALGLLGIAAFAVGLLLLVVGEPVEAIEFLNVLVNALSYTRIAAVLLAKAGMAFTVNLLFFGVYVTGDGSDAAYHFGLGHMPEVGTMYHGYEVTEIMFGGLVHFGPAMLIVGLLVLVLGHALVLALGVTSAGLQAVRLEYVEFFGKFYGGGGKAYEPFGYERTYTTDE from the coding sequence ATGCTCAGACCTGAACGGATGAGCAAAGTGTCGGTGACGGGATCGAAGTCAGTCATGGACGACGTCATCGAGGCGGTCCACGACTGCAACCTCCTGCACGTCACCGAGTACGACGGGTCCTGGGAAGGGTTCGAACCGGGTAACCCGATCGACGGCGCCGAAGACGCCTCCGAGAAGCTCGTGACCGTCCGCTCCATCGAGAGCATCCTCGACGTCGAAGGGGAGGACGCCGGTCCGACGCGGATCGTCACGGACGAGGCCCTCGAGGAGGAACTCGAGGAGATCCGCACGCAGGTCAACGACCTCGAAGACCAGCACGACGAGATCCGGAGCGAACTCGGGACCGTCGAAGAGAAGATTTCGCCCGTCGAACCGTTCGCGACGCTCGGCATCGACCTCGACCTCCTGTCGGGGTACGACACGCTCGACGTGACGGTCGGCGAGGGCAAGGCCGACGCCGTCGAACGCGCGGTCGCGGACGCCGACGGTATCGACGCGTTCGAGGTGCTCGCTGAGGACGACGTGGTCGCCGTGTTCGCGCGGCCGGCGGAGGGCGCCGACGACCCGCTCGGCGACGCGCTGGTCGGTGTCGACTTCGCGGCCCTCGAGGTGCCCGACGCCGAGGGCTCGCCCGAAGAGTACGTCGCGGAACTCGAACAGCGCAAACAGCAACTCGAAGCGGAACTCCAGAGCGTCGAGGACGAACTCGAAGCGACGAAACTCGACGCCGCGGGCTTCCTGCTGGCCGCCGAGGAGAAGCTCTCTATCGACGTCCAGAAGCGCGAAGCACCGCTTTCCTTCGCGACGACGGCGAACGCGTTCGTCGCGGAAGGCTGGATTCCGACCGAGAAGTATTCGACGCTCGCCGAGACCGTCACGGACGCCGTCGGCGACCACGCCGAGGTCGAAGAGCTCGAGCAGGCGTCGTTCAAGTCCGACGGCACCGAACACCGAGAGGAGGTGCCCGCCGAGGCGACGGCGGCAGACGGCGGCGACGAGGCGGTGCGGGCCGACGGCGGCGACAACGTCGTCATGCGCGATGACTCCCCGCCCGTCGTCCAGGACAACCCCGGCCTCGTCAAACCGTTCGAAGTGCTCACCGAGGCCGTGAGCCGGCCCAAGTACGACGAGTTCGACCCGACGGTCGTCGTCTTCCTCACCTTCCCGGCCTTCTTCGGGTTCATGATCGGTGACCTGGGCTACGGCGCGCTCTACACCCTCATCGGCTACTTCCTCTACACCAACTTCGACAGTGAGGCGTTCAAGAGTATGGGCGGGGTCACCATCTTCGCCGGCCTGTTCACGATGCTCTTTGGCATCCTCTACGGCGAGATATTCGGGCTCCACCTCATCTCGACGTATCTCTGGGAAGGCCTTGTCGGCCTCGCGCACGCGCCGATGGAGAAGGGCCTCTCGCCGTCGGGGCAGTCCTACGCCCTGACGTGGCTCGTCGTGAGCATCCTGGTCGGCATCCTGCATCTCAACGTCGGCTACATCTTCGACTTCGTCGAGAACCTAGAACACCACGACCTCAAGCACGCGGTCACGGAGAGCGGCTCCTGGCTCCTCATGCTCAACGGCCTGTGGGTCGGCATCCTCTCGCCGGACGTCGTCAGCGTCACCCCCGAGTTCCTGTTCACCATCTTCGACGGCACGGGAGCCGCGCCGGAGGCGGGCGAGGCGATCCACGCCACCTACGCGCTCGGCTTCAACGGGTTCCCCGAAGCCCTCGGACTGCTCGGCATCGCCGCGTTCGCCGTCGGCCTGCTCCTGCTGGTCGTCGGCGAACCGGTCGAAGCCATCGAGTTCCTGAACGTGCTGGTGAACGCGCTGTCGTACACCCGGATCGCAGCGGTCCTGCTCGCGAAGGCAGGGATGGCCTTCACGGTCAACCTGCTCTTCTTCGGCGTGTACGTCACCGGCGACGGCTCGGACGCGGCCTATCACTTCGGTCTCGGCCACATGCCCGAAGTGGGGACGATGTACCACGGTTACGAGGTGACAGAGATCATGTTCGGCGGGCTGGTTCACTTCGGCCCGGCGATGCTGATCGTCGGCCTCCTCGTGCTCGTGCTCGGCCACGCGCTCGTCCTCGCGCTCGGCGTGACGAGCGCCGGTCTGCAGGCGGTGCGTCTCGAGTACGTCGAGTTCTTCGGCAAGTTCTACGGCGGCGGCGGGAAGGCGTACGAACCGTTCGGCTACGAACGGACGTACACCACCGACGAGTAA
- a CDS encoding F0F1 ATP synthase subunit C, with translation MYEIAMQLASVVLQGEGAAAPAIPASAAAALAVGLAALGAGYAERGIGAAAVGAVTEDEDLFVQGLIFTVLPETLVILALVVVFLV, from the coding sequence ATGTACGAAATTGCAATGCAGCTGGCATCCGTTGTACTGCAGGGAGAAGGGGCAGCCGCACCGGCCATTCCGGCCTCGGCCGCCGCGGCACTCGCCGTCGGGCTCGCAGCGCTCGGCGCGGGCTACGCCGAGCGCGGGATCGGTGCGGCCGCCGTCGGCGCCGTCACCGAGGACGAGGACCTCTTCGTGCAGGGCCTGATTTTCACCGTCCTGCCGGAGACCCTGGTGATCCTCGCCCTGGTCGTCGTGTTCCTGGTCTGA
- a CDS encoding V-type ATP synthase subunit E, translating into MSLETVAEDIRDEARARAEEIREEGEKRAAEIIEDAEADAEEIREEREAEVEREIEQRREQTISSAKLEAKQARLEARRDALENVREEVETALTEIDGERRRSLTKALLDAAAEEFDEGESVSVHGRADDQELLEDLLEEYDGFSVAGEYDCLGGVVVESEESRVRVNNTFDSLLETVWENNLKELSNRLFEQ; encoded by the coding sequence ATGAGTTTAGAAACAGTCGCCGAGGACATTCGAGACGAGGCCCGCGCGCGTGCGGAGGAAATCCGCGAAGAGGGCGAGAAGCGCGCCGCCGAGATAATCGAGGACGCCGAGGCCGACGCGGAAGAGATCCGCGAGGAGCGTGAGGCCGAGGTCGAGCGCGAAATCGAACAGCGGCGCGAGCAGACGATCTCGAGCGCGAAACTCGAGGCCAAGCAGGCCCGTCTGGAAGCCCGACGCGACGCACTCGAGAACGTGCGAGAGGAAGTCGAGACCGCGCTGACGGAGATCGACGGTGAGCGTCGTCGCTCGCTGACGAAGGCGCTGCTCGACGCCGCCGCCGAGGAGTTCGACGAGGGCGAATCGGTCTCGGTCCACGGACGGGCCGACGACCAGGAGCTGCTCGAAGACCTGCTCGAGGAGTACGACGGCTTCAGCGTCGCCGGGGAGTACGACTGCCTGGGCGGCGTCGTCGTCGAGAGCGAGGAGTCTCGCGTTCGCGTGAACAACACCTTCGACTCGCTTCTCGAGACGGTCTGGGAGAACAACTTGAAAGAACTGAGTAACCGACTGTTCGAGCAATGA
- a CDS encoding V-type ATP synthase subunit C, whose amino-acid sequence MSASPGSSNPEYVTARVRSRRAALFSDDDYRKLIRMGPSEIARFMEESEYEREINALGARYSGVDLIEYALNRNLAKHFNDLLDWADGRLYDLIARYLRKFDAWNVKTILRGIYSDAQRDDVETDLIRAGELSDRLLDRLLDADTMEEAIDLLDGTMFADPLRDALEAFEEGGVLVPLENAIDRVFYEQLLEDLVVNEATETYHEFLQAEIDFRNARNALRLARSGADVDPSEYYIEGGTLFTASELNALASNLDELVATIRDSRYGDKLDSALDEFEQAESLIAFERALDAALLEYSERLGVVHPLSVAPVISYVLAKEREVDNIRAIARGREAGLSEAEIESELVIL is encoded by the coding sequence ATGAGCGCAAGCCCCGGCAGTTCGAACCCGGAGTACGTCACGGCTCGCGTTCGGTCGCGCCGCGCGGCCCTGTTCAGCGACGACGACTACCGGAAACTGATCCGCATGGGGCCGTCGGAGATCGCTCGGTTCATGGAAGAGTCGGAGTACGAGCGCGAGATCAACGCGCTCGGCGCGCGATACTCGGGGGTCGACCTCATCGAGTACGCGCTCAACCGGAACCTCGCGAAACACTTCAACGACCTGCTGGACTGGGCCGACGGTCGGCTCTACGATCTGATCGCGCGCTACCTCCGGAAGTTCGACGCGTGGAACGTCAAGACGATCCTGCGTGGGATCTACTCCGACGCCCAGCGCGACGACGTCGAAACGGATCTCATCCGAGCCGGCGAGCTCTCCGATCGGTTGCTCGACCGGCTGCTCGACGCCGACACGATGGAGGAGGCCATCGACCTGCTCGACGGGACGATGTTCGCCGATCCGCTCCGTGATGCGCTCGAAGCGTTCGAGGAGGGCGGCGTGCTCGTGCCGCTGGAGAACGCGATCGATCGGGTCTTCTACGAGCAGTTGCTCGAAGACCTGGTCGTCAACGAGGCAACCGAAACCTACCACGAGTTCCTGCAGGCGGAGATCGACTTCCGGAACGCCCGGAACGCGCTCCGTCTGGCCCGGAGCGGCGCCGACGTCGACCCCTCGGAGTATTACATCGAGGGCGGCACGCTGTTCACGGCGAGTGAACTGAACGCGCTGGCGTCGAACCTCGACGAACTCGTCGCGACGATCCGCGACAGTCGCTACGGCGACAAACTCGACAGCGCGCTCGACGAGTTCGAACAGGCCGAGAGCCTCATCGCGTTCGAACGGGCGCTCGACGCCGCGCTGCTCGAGTATTCGGAGCGACTCGGCGTCGTCCACCCGTTGTCGGTGGCGCCGGTCATCTCCTATGTCCTCGCCAAGGAGCGCGAGGTCGACAACATCCGTGCCATCGCTCGGGGACGCGAGGCGGGGCTGAGCGAAGCGGAGATCGAAAGCGAACTGGTGATCCTATGA
- a CDS encoding V-type ATP synthase subunit F, which produces MSQEIAVIGSPDFTTGFRLAGVRKFENVPDDEKDEDLDDAVMRTLDDDNVGIVVMHDDDMSHLSREAREAVEGSIEPVLVTLGGGAGSGGLREQIKRAIGIDLMEED; this is translated from the coding sequence ATGAGCCAGGAAATCGCCGTCATCGGGAGCCCGGATTTCACGACGGGCTTTCGACTCGCTGGCGTGCGAAAGTTCGAGAACGTACCGGACGACGAAAAAGACGAGGACCTCGACGACGCCGTCATGCGGACGCTCGACGACGACAATGTCGGCATCGTCGTGATGCACGACGACGACATGTCGCATCTCTCCCGGGAGGCCCGGGAGGCCGTCGAGGGCAGCATCGAACCGGTGCTCGTCACCCTCGGTGGCGGTGCCGGCAGTGGCGGCCTGCGAGAGCAGATCAAGCGAGCCATCGGTATCGACCTGATGGAGGAAGACTAA
- a CDS encoding ATP synthase subunit A, which translates to MSQADTTVREDGIIDSVSGPVVTAVDLDARMNDVVYVGDEGLMGEVIEIEGDITTIQVYEETSGVAPGEPVENTGDPLTVDLGPGLLDTIYDGVQRPLDVLQEKMDSAFLDRGVDAPGIDLEKEWEFTPEVEEGDEVGRGGIIGTVPETVTIEHKVLVPPGALDEGETAEVVAIESGEFTVEETVAELDNGEEIRMRQEWPVREARPAGEKQTPTEPLLTGQRVQDGLFPIAKGGTAAIPGPFGSGKTVTQQQLAKWSDADIVVYIGCGERGNEMTEVIEDFPELPDPQTGNPLMARTTLIANTSNMPVAARESCVYTGITIAEYYRDMGYDVALMADSTSRWAEAMREISSRLEEMPGEEGYPAYLAARLSQFYERAGYFDNINGTEGSISVVGAVSPPGGDFSEPVTQNTLRIVKTFWALDADLAERRHFPSINWNESYSLYREQLDPWFEDNVAEDWPEVRQWAIDVLDEEGELQEIVQLVGKDALPEDQQLTLEVARYIREAWLQQNAFHDVDTYCEPDKTYLILTTIKTFNDEAFDALEAGVPVEEITDIDALPRINRIGVQEEYEEYMDELKDDITAQLRELY; encoded by the coding sequence ATGAGTCAGGCAGACACGACCGTCCGAGAGGACGGCATCATCGACAGCGTGAGTGGTCCGGTCGTGACCGCCGTCGATCTCGACGCCCGAATGAACGACGTCGTCTACGTGGGCGACGAAGGGCTGATGGGCGAAGTCATCGAGATCGAAGGCGACATCACGACCATTCAGGTGTACGAAGAGACGTCGGGCGTCGCGCCCGGCGAACCGGTCGAGAACACGGGCGACCCGTTAACGGTCGACCTCGGACCGGGACTACTGGACACCATCTACGACGGCGTCCAGCGCCCGCTCGACGTGCTCCAAGAGAAGATGGACAGCGCCTTCCTCGACCGCGGGGTCGACGCCCCGGGAATCGACCTCGAGAAGGAGTGGGAGTTCACTCCCGAGGTCGAAGAGGGCGACGAAGTCGGTCGCGGGGGGATCATCGGAACCGTCCCCGAGACGGTGACCATCGAGCACAAAGTGCTCGTCCCGCCGGGCGCCCTCGACGAGGGCGAAACCGCCGAAGTCGTCGCTATCGAGTCCGGCGAGTTCACCGTCGAGGAGACGGTGGCCGAACTCGACAACGGCGAAGAGATCCGCATGCGCCAGGAGTGGCCGGTGCGCGAGGCGCGCCCCGCCGGCGAGAAGCAGACGCCGACGGAACCGCTCCTGACCGGGCAGCGGGTGCAGGACGGCTTGTTCCCCATCGCGAAAGGCGGGACGGCCGCGATTCCGGGGCCGTTCGGGTCCGGGAAGACCGTCACCCAGCAACAGCTCGCCAAGTGGTCCGACGCGGACATCGTCGTCTACATCGGCTGTGGCGAGCGCGGCAACGAGATGACCGAGGTCATCGAGGACTTCCCGGAACTGCCCGACCCGCAGACGGGGAACCCGCTGATGGCCCGGACGACGCTCATCGCCAACACGTCGAACATGCCCGTCGCGGCGCGTGAATCCTGCGTCTATACGGGCATCACCATCGCGGAGTACTACCGCGACATGGGGTACGACGTGGCGCTGATGGCCGACTCCACCTCGCGGTGGGCCGAGGCCATGCGCGAGATCAGTTCGCGACTCGAGGAGATGCCCGGCGAGGAGGGCTACCCGGCCTACCTCGCGGCGCGGCTCTCCCAGTTCTACGAGCGCGCGGGCTACTTCGACAACATCAACGGCACGGAAGGGTCGATTTCGGTCGTCGGCGCGGTCAGCCCGCCCGGCGGCGACTTCTCCGAGCCGGTGACGCAGAACACCCTCCGTATCGTGAAGACCTTCTGGGCGCTCGACGCCGACCTGGCCGAGCGCCGACACTTCCCCTCGATCAACTGGAACGAGTCGTACTCGCTCTATCGCGAGCAGCTCGACCCGTGGTTCGAGGACAACGTCGCGGAGGACTGGCCCGAGGTTCGCCAGTGGGCGATCGACGTGCTCGACGAGGAGGGCGAACTCCAAGAGATCGTCCAGCTCGTCGGCAAGGACGCGCTGCCGGAGGACCAGCAGTTGACCCTCGAGGTCGCGCGGTACATCCGCGAGGCGTGGCTCCAGCAGAACGCGTTCCACGACGTCGACACCTACTGTGAACCGGACAAGACGTACCTCATCCTCACGACGATCAAGACGTTCAACGACGAGGCGTTCGACGCGCTCGAGGCCGGTGTCCCGGTCGAGGAGATCACGGACATCGACGCCCTGCCGCGCATCAACCGCATCGGCGTGCAGGAGGAGTACGAGGAGTACATGGACGAATTGAAAGACGACATCACGGCACAGCTCCGGGAGCTGTACTGA
- a CDS encoding ATP synthase subunit B, with product MKEYKTITEISGPLVFAEVDKPIGYDEMVEIETADGEIRRGQVLESEDGLVAIQVFEGTSGIDKNAFVRFQGETLKMKLTEDLLGRVLSGSGEPIDGGPAIEPEERRDIVGEAINPYAREYPEEFIQTGVSAIDGMNTLVRGQKLPIFSGSGLPHSELALQIARQASVPEEEEGGDGSEFAVVFGAMGITAEEANEFMDDFERTGALERSVVFMNLADDPAVERTVTPRMALTTAEYLAFDKDYHVLVILTDMTNYCEALREIGAAREEVPGRRGYPGYMYTDLAQLYERAGRIQGRDGSVTQIPILTMPGDDDTHPIPDLTGYITEGQIYVDRDLNSQGVQPPVNVLPSLSRLMDDGIGEGLTREDHADVSDQMYAAYAEGEDLRDLVNIVGREALSDRDNKYLDFADDFESEFVDQGFDTNRDIDETLDIGWDLLSQLPKEELNRIDEELIEKYYREDVAEEVTAD from the coding sequence ATGAAAGAGTACAAAACCATCACCGAGATCAGCGGCCCGCTGGTGTTCGCCGAGGTCGACAAACCCATCGGCTACGACGAGATGGTCGAAATCGAGACCGCCGACGGCGAAATCCGCCGTGGGCAGGTGCTCGAATCCGAGGACGGCCTAGTCGCCATCCAGGTGTTCGAAGGCACCTCGGGCATCGACAAGAACGCGTTCGTCCGCTTCCAGGGCGAGACGCTGAAGATGAAGCTCACCGAGGACCTCCTCGGACGCGTGCTGTCGGGGTCGGGCGAACCCATCGACGGTGGCCCGGCCATCGAACCCGAGGAACGGCGCGACATCGTCGGCGAGGCGATCAACCCCTACGCCCGCGAGTACCCCGAGGAGTTCATCCAGACCGGCGTCTCCGCCATCGACGGCATGAACACCCTCGTTCGGGGGCAGAAGCTCCCCATCTTCTCCGGCTCGGGGCTGCCCCACAGCGAGCTCGCACTGCAGATCGCGCGACAGGCGAGCGTGCCCGAAGAGGAAGAGGGCGGCGACGGCTCCGAGTTCGCCGTCGTCTTCGGGGCGATGGGCATCACCGCCGAAGAGGCCAACGAGTTCATGGACGACTTCGAGCGCACCGGCGCGCTCGAACGCTCGGTCGTCTTCATGAACCTCGCGGACGACCCCGCCGTCGAGCGGACGGTCACGCCGCGGATGGCGCTCACCACCGCCGAATACCTCGCCTTCGACAAGGATTACCACGTGCTGGTGATCCTGACGGACATGACCAACTACTGCGAGGCGCTCCGAGAGATCGGTGCCGCCCGCGAAGAGGTGCCGGGGCGCCGTGGCTACCCCGGGTACATGTACACTGACTTGGCCCAGCTCTACGAGCGCGCCGGCCGGATCCAGGGCCGTGACGGATCGGTCACGCAGATTCCGATCCTCACGATGCCCGGCGACGACGACACGCATCCGATCCCCGACCTGACGGGGTACATCACGGAGGGGCAGATCTACGTCGACCGCGACCTCAACAGTCAGGGCGTCCAGCCCCCGGTCAACGTGCTGCCCTCCCTCTCGCGGCTCATGGACGACGGCATCGGCGAAGGCCTCACCCGCGAGGACCACGCCGACGTCTCCGACCAGATGTACGCCGCGTACGCGGAGGGTGAGGACCTGCGCGACCTGGTGAACATCGTCGGTCGCGAGGCGCTGTCGGACCGTGACAACAAGTATCTCGACTTCGCGGACGACTTCGAGTCCGAGTTCGTCGATCAGGGCTTCGACACCAACCGCGACATCGACGAGACCCTCGACATCGGCTGGGACCTCCTCTCACAGCTGCCGAAAGAGGAGCTCAACCGGATCGACGAGGAGCTCATCGAGAAGTACTACCGCGAAGACGTCGCCGAAGAAGTCACCGCGGACTGA
- a CDS encoding V-type ATP synthase subunit D: MAEDVKPTRKNLMAIEDRIELSERGHDTLEQKRDGLIMEFMDILDQAQDIRADLDENYQTAQRKINMARAMEGDVAVRGAAAALKEHPEITTQSKNIMGVVVPQIESSRVRKSLDQRGYGLLGSSARIDEAADAYEELLETIILAAEVETAMKKMLSEIETTKRRVNALEFKLLPDLHENKEYIEQKLEEQEREEIFRLKKIKAKKEEEEKEEAEGEVETATADD; this comes from the coding sequence ATGGCCGAGGACGTCAAACCCACTCGCAAGAACCTCATGGCGATCGAGGACCGGATCGAACTCTCCGAGCGGGGGCACGACACGCTCGAACAGAAGCGAGACGGGCTCATCATGGAGTTCATGGACATCCTGGACCAGGCCCAGGACATCCGTGCGGATCTCGACGAGAACTACCAGACCGCCCAGCGCAAGATCAACATGGCGCGGGCGATGGAAGGCGACGTGGCCGTCCGCGGGGCGGCGGCGGCACTCAAAGAACATCCGGAGATCACGACCCAGTCGAAAAACATCATGGGCGTGGTCGTCCCCCAGATCGAGTCCTCGCGCGTGCGAAAGAGCCTCGATCAGCGGGGCTACGGCCTCCTCGGCTCGTCGGCCCGCATCGACGAGGCGGCCGACGCCTACGAGGAACTCCTCGAAACCATCATCCTCGCCGCCGAGGTGGAGACGGCGATGAAGAAGATGCTGAGCGAGATCGAGACCACCAAGCGCCGAGTCAACGCCCTGGAGTTCAAACTGCTGCCCGACCTCCACGAGAACAAGGAGTACATCGAGCAGAAACTCGAGGAGCAGGAGCGCGAGGAGATCTTCCGCCTGAAGAAGATCAAGGCCAAGAAGGAAGAAGAGGAGAAAGAAGAGGCCGAAGGGGAAGTGGAAACCGCCACGGCAGACGACTAG
- a CDS encoding DUF6276 family protein: MSCPVCGGRTVSFAVPAALRSHAPESGADAALCTTCLRTVPADGSDDASLDAVAPAFPTGEAGAALALALGHLDSLALERDAIDDCCSYAERAGTDALLTLDRLADEPDVDPHFDIDRRRPQLAEMLE, from the coding sequence ATGTCGTGTCCGGTCTGTGGTGGGCGCACCGTCTCTTTTGCCGTGCCGGCAGCGCTCCGATCGCACGCCCCCGAATCGGGGGCGGACGCCGCGCTCTGTACCACCTGTCTTCGAACGGTCCCAGCCGACGGCAGCGACGACGCGTCGCTCGACGCCGTCGCGCCGGCGTTTCCGACGGGGGAGGCAGGGGCGGCGCTCGCGCTTGCGCTCGGCCACCTCGACTCGCTCGCCCTGGAGCGTGACGCCATCGACGACTGCTGTTCGTACGCGGAGCGGGCGGGCACGGACGCGCTCTTGACGCTCGATCGGCTCGCGGACGAGCCGGATGTCGACCCACACTTCGATATCGACCGCCGGCGGCCGCAACTGGCCGAGATGCTGGAGTGA
- a CDS encoding glycosyltransferase family 87 protein, which translates to MSALRRLVALRDDRPAFVAVALLTFAALATYPAVDWYLRAIDVAPPFRFWDWGVYTNAVDRWLGDGAIYVEAEEGGGYHGGYLYPPIVLLAFAPFARALPFADAALAWQICTVVLLWIALQRLATALGLSVHPLERLAFLPAVVGFQPLLLSVKLGQTAAALGALLTFAASTSFRGRAYASGALTACCGLIKLPYAPAGAHLLANRDRFVGAVAGGVTLLALSVLAFGPDPHLAYLDVLAWGIEEGSNARSPRIWLPPYYRPLYSVPYSLPIRLLACLAIIGAVLRAAPRITREITALGFAAVPLLAPLTYAYYFVAALPAVVLLVAAELDRVDGRPALPLVGLLLLQVHSYGLRTLVETVPAWMPALILQPGLWGNLLLVGLAFVRVVAVGGPLSLRALPSVGER; encoded by the coding sequence ATGTCCGCCCTCCGCCGACTGGTCGCTCTCCGTGACGACCGCCCCGCGTTCGTCGCCGTTGCCCTCCTCACGTTCGCGGCGCTCGCCACCTACCCCGCCGTCGACTGGTATCTCCGCGCCATCGATGTCGCCCCGCCCTTCCGCTTCTGGGACTGGGGCGTGTACACCAACGCCGTCGACCGCTGGCTCGGCGACGGCGCGATCTACGTCGAGGCCGAGGAGGGCGGCGGCTACCACGGCGGCTATCTCTACCCGCCGATCGTCCTCCTTGCGTTCGCGCCGTTCGCCCGCGCGTTGCCCTTCGCCGACGCCGCGCTCGCGTGGCAGATCTGTACGGTCGTCCTCCTCTGGATCGCTCTCCAGCGCCTCGCGACCGCACTCGGTCTCTCCGTGCACCCCCTCGAACGCCTCGCCTTCCTCCCCGCCGTCGTCGGTTTTCAGCCGCTCCTCCTCTCGGTCAAACTCGGGCAGACTGCGGCTGCGCTCGGGGCGCTGCTCACCTTCGCCGCGTCGACCTCGTTTCGCGGGCGAGCGTACGCCAGCGGCGCGCTCACCGCGTGCTGTGGCCTGATCAAACTCCCCTACGCCCCCGCCGGCGCCCATCTGCTCGCGAACCGGGATCGGTTCGTCGGCGCCGTCGCCGGGGGTGTCACCCTCCTCGCACTCTCGGTGCTCGCCTTCGGCCCCGATCCGCATCTGGCCTATCTCGATGTCCTCGCGTGGGGTATCGAGGAGGGGAGCAACGCCCGGTCGCCCCGAATCTGGCTCCCGCCGTACTACCGCCCCCTGTACAGCGTGCCGTACAGCCTCCCGATCCGGCTGCTCGCGTGTCTCGCGATCATCGGCGCCGTCCTGCGCGCCGCCCCGCGTATCACCCGCGAGATCACCGCGCTCGGCTTCGCCGCGGTGCCCCTGCTCGCGCCGCTGACGTACGCCTACTACTTCGTCGCCGCTCTGCCCGCGGTGGTCCTGCTGGTGGCGGCGGAACTCGACCGCGTCGACGGCCGACCGGCGCTCCCGCTCGTCGGCCTGCTCCTGTTACAGGTCCACTCCTACGGCCTCCGGACGCTCGTCGAGACTGTGCCCGCGTGGATGCCGGCCCTGATCCTCCAGCCCGGTCTCTGGGGGAACCTCCTCCTCGTCGGCCTCGCGTTCGTCCGCGTCGTCGCCGTCGGTGGCCCGCTCTCGCTTCGGGCGCTCCCCTCGGTCGGGGAGCGATAG